One region of Crassostrea angulata isolate pt1a10 unplaced genomic scaffold, ASM2561291v2 HiC_scaffold_263, whole genome shotgun sequence genomic DNA includes:
- the LOC128169958 gene encoding short-chain collagen C4-like, producing MIVALILVIFVMEVRAVTNDGSCKDMLQQYLTGHLSSALGAYQIEDLRDEFKSFTDQIEKSVKAIKEKNRETKNRSVVYTRWGKKTCPSNAELVLSGFTGGSWYDHKGAAVDLLCLPRDPEWGEYIDGVKGTKAYVFGAEYETYYTISNLRKVYNHDVPCAVCLLRNKSVVKMFPARKTCYKGWKLEYHGNLMAGYYNSPAGTMYTCVDEHPDTLHGGRANQDGRLFYSVEARCGSLKCPPYVEGRELVCAVCSKE from the exons ATGATTGTGGCTCTTATTCTTGTGATTTTTGTGATGGAAGTACGGGCTGTAACAAACGATGGAAGTTGTAAAGACATGCTGCAGCAATATCTGACAGGACATTTGTCATCTGCTCTAGGAGCATACCAAATAGAGGATTTGAGGGACGAATTCAAAAGTTTCACCGACCAAATCGAAAAATCAGTGAAagctattaaagaaaaaaacagag AAACCAAAAACAGGAGCGTTGTTTACACAAGATGGGGGAAAAAAACATGTCCTTCGAATGCCGAGTTAGTTCTATCAG GCTTCACTGGCGGTTCATGGTACGATCACAAAGGAGCAGCGGTTGATCTTCTGTGTTTACCAAGAGATCCAGAGTGGGGTGAATACATTGATGGAGTTAAAGGGACCAAAGCTTATGTTTTTGGTGCGGAATACGAAACATACTACACCATCAGCAACCTGCGCAAAGTCTATAATCATGATGTACCGTGTGCTGTTTGTCTTCTTCGAAATAAATCCGTCGTCAAAATGTTTCCAG ccAGAAAAACGTGTTACAAAGGATGGAAATTAGAGTATCACGGGAACTTAATGGCGGGATATTATAACAGTCCAGCTGGTACAATGTACACCTGTGTTGACGAGCATCCAGACACTTTACATGGTGGTCGTGCAAATCAAGATGGTAGACTGTTTTATTCCGTAGAGGCTCGATGTGGTTCCTTGAAGTGCCCACCTTATGTGGAAGGGAGAGAACTCGTCTGTGCTGTTTGTTCTAAGGAGTAA
- the LOC128169956 gene encoding uncharacterized protein LOC128169956, protein MELVERELLLMVRNSKHATLPATCTSSRTMMYRVMFVFFEINPSSKCLQPEKPCYKGWKLEYRGNLMVGYYDHPAGTMYTCDDEYPDTLHGGRANQDGRLFYSVEARCGFLKCPPYVERRELVCAVCFKE, encoded by the exons ATGGAGTTGGTGGAGCGAGAGCTTTTGTTGATGGTGCGGAATTCGAAACATGCAACTCTCCCGGCAACTTGCACAAGCTCGCGGACCATGATGTACCGTGTGATGTTTGTCTTCTTCGAAATCAATCCGTCGTCAAAATGTTTACAG ccAGAAAAACCGTGTTACAAAGGATGGAAGTTAGAGTATCGTGGAAACTTAATGGTGGGATATTATGACCATCCAGCTGGTACAATGTACACCTGTGATGACGAGTATCCAGACACTTTACATGGTGGTCGTGCAAATCAAGATGGTAGACTGTTTTATTCCGTAGAGGCTCGATGTGGTTTCTTGAAGTGCCCACCTTATGTGGAACGGAGAGAACTCGTTTGTGCTGTTTGTTTTAAggagtaa